The following proteins come from a genomic window of Paroceanicella profunda:
- a CDS encoding GntP family permease, with protein MDPTLGTATLLIIALLSVLGLLALILYARMHAFVALVLMSLVVAIVTGVPLANVVPTLLDGFGKTLASVGLLVGFGAMIGRLLEVSGGAQVLADRLVGLFGEKRAPMALGVASLLFGIPIFFDAGLVVMLPVIFVVARRFGGSLLLYALPAAGAFAIMHAFVPPHPGPVAAGTLLGADIGLLVFVGMVLAIPTWYISAYLFGSYIGRRVNVSIPLLDAPEQSTVAPPKLSTVLFILLLPLVLIFLNTGLSTLQKAGAIEGGGVVFDFLLMIGQTPIALLITVLAAIFIFAVGRSLGEIEELCNNALGPVCAIILVTGAGGMFGGVLRASGIGDALAGSLSDLGLPIIVAAFVLSLGLRVAQGSATVALTTTAGLIAPTVAAATDLSQLDLCFIVIAIASGATALSHVNDSGFWLVGRFLGMDEKTTLKTWTVMETLIGFVGFGFAFAGSLIF; from the coding sequence ATGGATCCGACACTCGGAACCGCCACTTTGCTTATCATCGCGCTGTTGTCCGTCCTGGGCCTGCTGGCGCTCATTCTCTACGCCCGGATGCATGCTTTCGTCGCCCTCGTGCTGATGAGCCTCGTCGTGGCCATCGTCACCGGCGTGCCGCTGGCGAACGTGGTCCCCACATTGCTCGACGGCTTCGGCAAGACGCTCGCGAGCGTCGGCCTGCTGGTCGGCTTCGGCGCCATGATCGGGCGGCTGCTCGAGGTGAGCGGCGGCGCGCAGGTGCTGGCGGACCGGCTGGTCGGGCTCTTCGGAGAGAAGCGCGCCCCGATGGCGCTCGGCGTCGCCTCGCTGCTCTTCGGTATCCCGATCTTCTTCGACGCGGGCCTCGTGGTCATGCTGCCGGTGATCTTCGTGGTGGCCCGGCGCTTCGGCGGCTCGCTGCTGCTCTACGCGCTGCCCGCGGCCGGCGCCTTCGCCATCATGCACGCCTTCGTGCCGCCGCACCCGGGCCCGGTTGCCGCCGGCACGCTGCTGGGGGCGGACATCGGCCTGCTGGTCTTTGTCGGCATGGTGCTGGCCATCCCGACCTGGTACATCTCCGCCTACCTGTTCGGCAGCTACATCGGCCGCCGGGTGAACGTGTCGATCCCGCTGCTCGACGCGCCGGAGCAGAGCACCGTTGCGCCGCCGAAGCTCAGCACCGTGCTGTTCATCCTGCTGTTGCCCCTGGTGCTGATCTTCCTGAACACCGGGCTCTCCACGCTGCAGAAAGCCGGCGCGATCGAGGGCGGCGGGGTGGTCTTCGACTTCCTGCTGATGATCGGGCAGACCCCGATCGCCCTGCTGATCACCGTGCTCGCGGCGATCTTCATCTTCGCGGTCGGGCGCAGCCTCGGCGAGATCGAGGAGCTGTGCAACAACGCGCTCGGCCCGGTCTGCGCCATCATCCTGGTGACGGGCGCGGGCGGCATGTTCGGCGGCGTGCTGCGCGCCAGCGGCATCGGCGACGCGCTGGCCGGCAGCCTGTCGGACCTGGGCCTGCCGATCATCGTGGCCGCCTTCGTTCTGTCGCTCGGCCTGCGCGTGGCGCAGGGCTCGGCGACGGTGGCGCTCACCACCACCGCCGGGCTGATCGCGCCCACCGTGGCGGCCGCGACCGATCTCAGCCAGCTCGACCTGTGCTTCATCGTGATCGCCATCGCCTCCGGCGCCACCGCGCTGAGCCACGTGAACGATTCGGGCTTCTGGCTCGTCGGCCGGTTCCTCGGGATGGACGAGAAGACCACGCTGAAAACCTGGACGGTGATGGAAACCCTCATCGGCTTCGTGGGCTTCGGCTTCGCCTTCGCGGGATCGCTGATCTTCTGA
- a CDS encoding GntR family transcriptional regulator, producing the protein MSEQKNTLSDAVYDLLRRAIIEQALQPGMRLPEDTVGDQFGVSRTIVRHAFVRLENEGLITTRRNRGAFVAEPSLEEARQIFEVRHCLEREVVMRLIERMPATGFETLEAHVRAEKAVLGKDGPVSIRLAGEFHTLMAELTGNAVLARYVSEIVTRCSLIIATFGRTHSSDCAVDEHLQIIAAIRAQDAERATGLMAHHLGAVADRAELDEEKPGIEAILSRYGRTLAG; encoded by the coding sequence CGACCTGTTGCGGCGCGCCATCATCGAACAGGCCCTTCAGCCGGGCATGCGCCTGCCGGAGGACACGGTGGGCGACCAGTTCGGCGTGAGCCGCACCATCGTGCGGCATGCCTTCGTGCGGCTGGAGAACGAGGGGCTGATCACCACGCGGCGCAACCGCGGCGCCTTCGTGGCTGAGCCCTCGCTGGAAGAAGCGCGGCAGATCTTCGAGGTGCGCCACTGCCTGGAGCGCGAGGTGGTGATGCGGCTGATCGAGCGCATGCCGGCCACGGGCTTCGAGACGCTGGAGGCGCATGTGCGCGCCGAGAAGGCGGTGCTGGGCAAGGACGGGCCGGTGTCCATCCGGCTGGCGGGGGAGTTTCACACCCTGATGGCCGAGCTCACCGGAAACGCGGTTCTGGCGCGCTATGTCTCCGAAATCGTGACGCGCTGCTCGCTGATCATCGCCACATTCGGGCGCACGCATTCCTCGGATTGCGCGGTGGACGAGCACCTGCAGATCATCGCCGCCATCCGGGCGCAGGATGCGGAGCGGGCCACCGGGCTGATGGCCCACCACCTCGGCGCGGTGGCGGACCGGGCGGAGCTGGACGAGGAGAAGCCCGGCATCGAGGCGATCCTCTCCCGCTACGGGCGCACCCTCGCCGGCTGA